Proteins from a single region of Crassaminicella profunda:
- a CDS encoding class I SAM-dependent DNA methyltransferase, with product MNSYSAFAYVYDQLMEDVDYENWVDYIERIFEKYNIKPQNIAELACGTGNITNILARRGYNLIGVDLSEDMLFVAQEKARDMGVEVIYLNHDMRELALPSELDSILCICDGINYIIDEKDLLKVFQNVYNDLKTKGLFVFDISSYYKLSNILGNNTYAENFQEVSYIWENYFDEDRSVCDFDLTIFSKEGDVYKKYEESHSQKAYKENEIVEKLSTVGFRKIEKFEAFTFEKTKNESERIYFVCEK from the coding sequence ATGAATAGCTATAGTGCTTTTGCTTATGTATATGATCAACTGATGGAAGATGTGGATTATGAGAATTGGGTTGATTATATTGAAAGGATATTTGAAAAATACAATATAAAACCCCAAAATATTGCAGAACTAGCTTGTGGTACAGGGAATATTACGAATATTTTAGCCCGAAGAGGGTATAATCTTATTGGAGTAGATCTTTCAGAGGATATGCTTTTTGTTGCTCAAGAAAAAGCGAGAGATATGGGGGTTGAAGTAATCTACTTAAATCATGATATGAGAGAGCTAGCATTACCTAGTGAATTGGATAGTATTTTATGTATTTGTGATGGCATCAATTATATTATTGATGAGAAAGATTTATTAAAAGTATTTCAGAATGTATACAATGATTTAAAAACGAAGGGCTTATTTGTATTCGATATTAGTTCTTATTATAAATTATCAAACATACTTGGGAACAATACATATGCTGAAAACTTTCAAGAAGTTTCTTATATATGGGAAAATTATTTTGATGAAGATCGAAGTGTTTGTGATTTTGATTTAACTATTTTTTCAAAAGAAGGAGACGTATATAAAAAATATGAAGAATCCCATAGTCAAAAGGCCTATAAAGAAAATGAAATAGTAGAAAAATTAAGCACGGTAGGATTCCGTAAAATAGAAAAATTTGAGGCCTTTACATTTGAAAAAACTAAGAATGAAAGTGAAAGAATTTACTTTGTATGTGAGAAGTAG
- a CDS encoding methyl-accepting chemotaxis protein has translation MRINHTQILENPAYKNLSVILGNHPKEYTVIDYLTIAAFYMHAIYSEQIVVAVADIEKYRVYIPGKRINHNLKAGDKLVKGSIMSDAINNKKRISKKIDENVFGFPYIGTAYPIYDQSGKVVAGLIICESNEGLANMTVAASDLNNVSERIIEMVEDLETSNGKLSGVGEKLSELSSDSLEKVAATDEILKSIGGIAKQSNILGINAAIEAARAGELGKGFGVVAKEIQKFSNQNVNSLKIIEETLKQICASSENVNDEVGHIREFVKKQAEVMSELSSVTQQLYSVSVLLKDLAEKMIERK, from the coding sequence ATGAGGATCAATCATACACAAATATTAGAAAATCCTGCGTATAAAAATTTGTCAGTTATTTTAGGGAATCATCCAAAAGAATATACGGTTATAGATTATTTAACCATTGCAGCTTTTTATATGCATGCCATATATAGTGAACAAATTGTTGTTGCAGTAGCAGATATAGAGAAATATCGTGTCTATATTCCAGGAAAAAGGATTAATCATAACCTAAAAGCAGGAGATAAACTTGTAAAAGGGTCTATTATGAGTGACGCCATTAATAATAAAAAAAGGATTAGTAAAAAGATAGATGAAAATGTTTTTGGGTTTCCATATATAGGAACGGCTTATCCTATTTATGACCAATCGGGTAAAGTTGTAGCTGGACTAATCATATGTGAAAGTAACGAAGGTTTAGCCAATATGACAGTAGCTGCCTCAGATTTAAATAATGTTTCAGAAAGAATCATAGAGATGGTGGAGGATTTGGAAACTTCAAATGGTAAATTATCTGGTGTAGGAGAGAAATTATCCGAATTATCATCGGACTCTTTAGAAAAGGTTGCAGCTACAGATGAAATATTAAAGTCTATTGGTGGCATTGCAAAGCAATCGAATATTTTAGGAATTAATGCAGCTATTGAAGCTGCAAGAGCTGGGGAATTAGGAAAAGGATTTGGTGTTGTTGCTAAAGAAATACAAAAATTTTCCAATCAAAATGTAAATTCTCTTAAAATTATTGAAGAAACTTTAAAACAAATTTGTGCTTCTTCCGAAAATGTAAATGATGAGGTTGGGCATATAAGGGAGTTTGTGAAAAAACAAGCTGAAGTTATGTCAGAGTTATCCTCAGTTACGCAGCAGTTATATTCTGTAAGTGTCCTACTAAAAGATTTAGCAGAAAAAATGATAGAAAGAAAGTAA
- a CDS encoding acetyl-CoA hydrolase/transferase family protein, translated as MSWQDVYQSKLTTAKDAVSYIQSGNRVVIGHAVCEPQKLVEAMVNNKEQYENVEIVHMVAMGKGEYTNPEMAPHFRHNALFVGGSTRKAVSEARADYTPCFFTEIPRLFKEEYLPVDVALVQVSRPDEHGYCSFGLSVDYTKPAAECAKVVIAEVNDQMPRTMGDSFIHISEMDHIVETSYPIIELPPPRIGEIEKAIGENCAKLVEDGSTLQLGIGAIPDAVLLFLKDKKDLGIHSEMFSDGVVELVEAGVINNKKKTLHKGKMVVTFLMGTKRLYDFVDNNPSVELYPVDYVNNPCVIMQNENIISINSCIQVDLMGQVASESIGLKQFSGVGGQVDYIRGASMARKGKSIIAIPSTASKGKVSRIAPFIDEGSAVTTSRNDVNYVVTEYGIAQLRGKSLKERGRALINIAHPDFRPMLIEEWEKRFNCKFE; from the coding sequence ATGAGTTGGCAAGATGTTTATCAATCTAAATTAACAACTGCAAAAGATGCTGTAAGCTATATTCAATCAGGAAATAGAGTAGTTATTGGTCATGCGGTATGTGAACCTCAAAAGTTAGTTGAGGCGATGGTAAATAATAAAGAACAATATGAAAATGTGGAAATCGTTCACATGGTAGCTATGGGAAAAGGCGAATATACAAATCCTGAAATGGCGCCACATTTTAGACATAATGCATTATTTGTAGGAGGATCTACAAGAAAGGCAGTCAGCGAAGCAAGAGCGGATTATACTCCTTGTTTCTTTACAGAGATCCCAAGACTTTTCAAAGAAGAGTATTTACCAGTAGATGTGGCATTAGTTCAAGTAAGTCGTCCAGATGAACATGGATACTGTAGTTTTGGCCTTTCTGTTGATTATACAAAACCAGCAGCAGAATGTGCAAAGGTAGTGATTGCAGAAGTAAATGATCAAATGCCAAGAACTATGGGAGATTCTTTTATTCATATTTCTGAAATGGATCATATTGTCGAAACTTCTTATCCAATCATAGAACTTCCACCTCCTAGAATTGGTGAAATTGAAAAGGCAATAGGTGAAAACTGTGCTAAACTAGTAGAAGATGGTTCTACTCTTCAATTAGGGATTGGAGCTATTCCGGATGCAGTACTATTATTCTTAAAGGATAAAAAAGATTTAGGAATTCACTCAGAAATGTTCTCAGATGGTGTTGTTGAACTAGTAGAGGCAGGCGTTATTAATAATAAAAAGAAAACTTTACACAAAGGAAAAATGGTTGTAACATTCTTAATGGGTACCAAGAGACTTTATGATTTTGTTGATAATAATCCGTCAGTAGAATTGTATCCAGTAGATTATGTAAATAATCCTTGTGTAATTATGCAAAATGAAAACATTATTTCTATTAACTCTTGTATCCAAGTAGATTTAATGGGTCAGGTAGCTTCAGAAAGTATAGGATTAAAACAATTTAGTGGTGTAGGTGGACAAGTTGACTATATTCGTGGAGCAAGTATGGCAAGAAAAGGTAAATCTATTATTGCTATTCCATCAACAGCATCAAAAGGGAAAGTTTCTCGTATTGCTCCTTTTATTGATGAAGGTTCAGCTGTTACAACATCACGTAATGATGTAAATTATGTAGTTACAGAATATGGTATTGCACAATTGAGAGGAAAGAGCTTAAAAGAAAGAGGTAGAGCCCTTATCAATATTGCTCATCCAGATTTTAGACCAATGTTGATTGAAGAGTGGGAAAAAAGATTTAATTGTAAATTTGAATAG
- a CDS encoding NifU family protein, with product MFNRVNEVIDKIIRPKLKEHYGDIELVEVKEGIVKVKFLGACSGCPSAKFTLEDIVLRDLQEKIPEIKEVLLVTEVSQDLIDMAKKILNKEK from the coding sequence ATGTTTAATAGAGTAAATGAAGTAATAGACAAAATCATAAGACCAAAGTTAAAAGAGCATTATGGAGACATTGAGCTTGTAGAAGTGAAAGAGGGTATTGTAAAAGTAAAATTTTTAGGAGCTTGCAGTGGATGTCCATCTGCAAAATTTACCCTGGAGGATATTGTACTTCGTGATTTACAGGAAAAAATACCTGAAATCAAGGAAGTTTTGCTAGTGACAGAAGTGAGTCAAGACCTTATAGATATGGCAAAAAAAATATTAAATAAGGAAAAGTAG
- a CDS encoding sigma-54-dependent Fis family transcriptional regulator, with the protein MKVKDLMTKDPIVVTVNDTLNDVVKIFISNRIDGAPVVDKYGKLISIITKTELMKAFVNKVSPLTCIDKISSKRVITINEDADIKDAWDAGVGRLPVVNENGNLVGILTRTDLSKRLLEKEVQESKEIKAILQSTNNGVIIVNQEGLITRCNPSAIRILDLDNKDIGGLEVECVLPELKLHETVKTGMTTYTEKIQFKDKELICDRIPLFKEEEVAAGVIVFKDSSDLQSTIDELNTVQQLSKKLDAVIESSYDGIYITDGQANTMKINKAYERITGVKREEMLGSNMIELEKSGCISESATLRVLKTRKTTTIHQKFRTGKNALVTSTPIFDKNGKISMVVTNVRDITELAKLKEQLEKNKELAQKYYSEIEEMRLQLLNTLHIVAEDEKMLETMRIAKRVAKVDTTVLLLGETGVGKEEAAKFIHKNSNRKRNQFIKINCGAIPMNLIESELFGYEKGAFTGANREGKVGLFEVANGGTLFLDEVGELPLDMQVKLLRALQEREIKRVGGTVSVKIDVRILAATNRDLEEMVKQKQFREDLYYRLNVVPINILPLRERRGDILPLVRYFLSELNERYHWDKEFSKDALGVLYEYDWPGNVRELKNIVERVFIMSSESKITFEDLPKKIVASNINRELVLGEGIVPLKDAVAKVEMELLDKAFEKYGNVRSAAKVLGIDASTFVRKRKKYRKMH; encoded by the coding sequence TTGAAGGTTAAAGATTTGATGACAAAAGACCCTATTGTGGTAACCGTCAATGATACATTGAATGATGTTGTGAAAATTTTTATTTCGAATCGTATTGACGGTGCACCTGTGGTTGATAAATATGGAAAACTCATAAGTATTATTACAAAAACTGAATTGATGAAAGCCTTTGTAAATAAAGTTTCTCCACTTACTTGCATAGACAAAATTTCTTCTAAAAGGGTTATTACTATAAACGAGGATGCGGATATAAAAGATGCTTGGGATGCTGGGGTAGGAAGATTGCCGGTTGTTAATGAAAATGGGAATTTAGTAGGAATCCTTACTCGTACTGATTTATCAAAAAGACTTCTAGAAAAAGAAGTTCAGGAGTCTAAAGAGATCAAAGCAATTTTGCAGTCTACGAATAATGGAGTCATCATCGTTAATCAGGAGGGATTGATTACCCGGTGTAATCCTTCTGCTATCAGGATATTGGATTTGGATAACAAGGACATTGGGGGTCTAGAAGTAGAATGTGTTTTACCAGAATTAAAACTTCATGAAACTGTTAAAACAGGAATGACTACATATACAGAAAAAATTCAGTTTAAGGATAAAGAACTCATATGTGATCGTATTCCTTTATTCAAAGAGGAAGAGGTTGCTGCTGGCGTCATTGTTTTTAAAGACAGTTCTGATTTACAAAGTACAATAGATGAATTAAACACTGTACAACAATTATCAAAAAAATTAGATGCGGTCATTGAATCTTCTTATGATGGTATTTATATTACAGATGGACAAGCAAATACGATGAAGATTAATAAAGCCTATGAAAGAATTACTGGGGTAAAAAGAGAAGAAATGCTAGGGAGCAATATGATAGAATTAGAAAAATCTGGATGCATTTCTGAGTCAGCTACTCTAAGAGTATTGAAAACTAGAAAAACAACTACTATTCATCAAAAATTCCGAACAGGAAAGAATGCATTGGTTACCAGTACCCCTATTTTTGATAAGAACGGAAAAATTTCAATGGTAGTGACAAATGTGAGAGATATTACGGAACTTGCAAAGCTTAAGGAACAGCTTGAAAAAAATAAAGAGCTGGCACAAAAGTATTATTCTGAGATTGAAGAAATGCGATTACAGCTTTTAAATACTTTGCATATTGTTGCTGAAGATGAAAAAATGCTTGAGACCATGCGGATTGCAAAAAGAGTTGCAAAGGTGGATACAACGGTATTGTTATTAGGAGAAACAGGGGTTGGAAAAGAGGAAGCAGCAAAATTTATTCATAAGAATAGCAATCGAAAGAGAAATCAATTTATAAAAATTAATTGCGGTGCAATTCCTATGAATTTAATTGAATCTGAATTATTTGGGTATGAAAAAGGGGCTTTTACTGGAGCGAATAGAGAAGGTAAAGTAGGGTTGTTTGAAGTTGCAAATGGAGGAACCTTGTTTTTAGATGAAGTAGGAGAATTACCTTTAGATATGCAAGTGAAACTTCTTAGAGCACTTCAGGAAAGGGAAATTAAGCGTGTTGGTGGGACTGTATCTGTTAAAATAGATGTTCGTATTTTAGCTGCAACGAATCGTGATCTTGAAGAGATGGTAAAACAAAAACAGTTTCGAGAAGATCTTTACTATAGGTTAAATGTTGTGCCTATTAATATTCTTCCTTTAAGAGAAAGAAGAGGAGATATTCTACCTCTTGTGCGCTATTTTCTTTCCGAACTTAATGAGAGATATCATTGGGATAAAGAATTTAGTAAAGATGCACTGGGGGTATTGTATGAATATGATTGGCCAGGAAACGTTCGGGAATTGAAAAATATTGTGGAAAGAGTATTTATTATGAGTAGTGAAAGTAAAATTACCTTTGAGGATCTTCCTAAAAAAATAGTTGCTAGTAATATAAATAGAGAGTTAGTTTTAGGAGAGGGCATTGTACCGTTAAAGGATGCTGTTGCAAAGGTGGAAATGGAACTCCTTGATAAAGCTTTTGAAAAGTATGGAAATGTAAGGAGTGCAGCGAAAGTTTTAGGGATAGATGCATCTACATTTGTCAGAAAAAGGAAAAAATACAGAAAGATGCATTAG
- a CDS encoding 4-hydroxyphenylacetate 3-hydroxylase family protein encodes MALMTKEQYLESLRKLDIKVYMFGELIENFVDHPVIRPSINSVAMTYELAQDEQYEDLMTATSNLTGEKVNRFTHLHQSTDDLRKKVKMLRLLGQKTGSCFQRCVGMDSFNAVYSTTYEIDKAHGTKYHENFKKYLEYVQKNDLVVDGAMTDPKGDRGLAPSKQKDPDLFLHVVEQREDGIVVRGAKAHQTGAVNSHEHLIMPTIAMREGDEAYAVSFAIPSDAEGIFMIYGRQSCDSRKTEEGADIDVGNKEFGGQEALVVFDNVFIPNDRIFLNGEVEFAGMLVERFAGYHRQSYGGCKVGVGDVLIGAAALAAEFNGAAKASHIKDKLIEMTHLNETLYCCGIACSAEGYPTEAGNYQIDLLLANVCKQNVTRFPYEITRLAEDIAGGLMVTMPSEQDFKHPVIGPVCEKYFKGVNVVPTEHRMRVLRLIENMTLGTAAVGYRTESMHGAGSPQAQRIMIARQGNLAHKKDLARKIARIDEVSVATREAAATK; translated from the coding sequence ATGGCATTAATGACAAAAGAACAATATCTTGAAAGTTTAAGAAAATTAGATATAAAGGTGTACATGTTTGGAGAATTAATTGAAAACTTTGTAGATCATCCAGTAATTAGACCATCTATCAATTCGGTAGCAATGACTTATGAATTAGCACAAGATGAACAATATGAAGATTTAATGACAGCTACATCGAACTTAACTGGGGAAAAAGTAAATCGTTTTACACATTTACATCAAAGTACAGATGACTTAAGAAAGAAAGTAAAAATGCTAAGACTTCTTGGACAAAAAACAGGATCATGTTTCCAAAGATGTGTGGGAATGGACTCTTTCAATGCTGTATATAGTACAACTTATGAAATTGATAAAGCTCATGGAACAAAATATCATGAAAACTTCAAAAAATATTTAGAATATGTACAAAAGAATGACTTAGTAGTAGATGGAGCTATGACTGATCCTAAAGGAGATAGAGGTTTAGCACCAAGTAAGCAAAAGGATCCTGATCTTTTCTTACATGTAGTAGAGCAAAGAGAAGATGGTATCGTTGTAAGAGGAGCAAAAGCTCACCAAACAGGAGCAGTAAACTCTCATGAACATCTAATCATGCCAACAATTGCTATGAGAGAGGGAGACGAAGCTTACGCTGTATCTTTTGCTATTCCATCAGATGCTGAAGGTATTTTTATGATCTACGGAAGACAAAGCTGTGATTCAAGAAAGACAGAAGAAGGTGCAGATATTGATGTAGGGAATAAAGAATTTGGTGGACAAGAAGCATTAGTAGTATTTGATAATGTATTTATTCCAAATGATAGAATCTTCTTAAATGGAGAAGTGGAATTTGCAGGAATGTTAGTAGAAAGATTTGCAGGATACCATCGTCAAAGTTATGGTGGATGTAAAGTAGGTGTTGGTGATGTACTTATAGGAGCAGCAGCACTTGCAGCAGAATTCAATGGAGCAGCAAAAGCTTCTCACATTAAAGATAAATTAATCGAAATGACTCACTTAAATGAAACATTATACTGTTGTGGTATTGCTTGTTCAGCAGAAGGTTATCCAACAGAAGCTGGAAACTATCAAATCGATTTACTACTTGCAAATGTATGTAAGCAAAATGTAACAAGATTCCCATATGAAATCACAAGACTTGCAGAAGATATTGCTGGAGGACTTATGGTAACAATGCCATCAGAACAAGATTTCAAACATCCAGTAATCGGACCTGTTTGTGAGAAATACTTCAAAGGAGTAAATGTAGTTCCAACAGAGCATAGAATGAGAGTATTAAGACTTATTGAGAATATGACATTAGGAACAGCAGCAGTAGGATATAGAACAGAATCAATGCATGGAGCAGGTTCTCCACAAGCACAAAGAATTATGATTGCAAGACAAGGAAACCTTGCACATAAAAAAGATTTAGCAAGAAAAATTGCTAGAATAGATGAAGTATCTGTAGCAACAAGAGAAGCAGCAGCTACTAAATAA
- a CDS encoding cold-shock protein has translation MEKGTVKWFNSEKGYGFISRENGDDVFVHYSAIAMDGYKTLEEGQAVQFEVVQGEKGPQATNVTKA, from the coding sequence ATGGAAAAAGGTACTGTAAAATGGTTTAACTCAGAAAAAGGTTATGGATTTATTTCAAGAGAGAATGGTGATGATGTTTTCGTACATTACTCAGCAATCGCTATGGATGGTTACAAAACTTTAGAAGAAGGTCAAGCTGTTCAATTTGAAGTAGTTCAAGGAGAAAAAGGACCTCAAGCTACAAACGTTACTAAAGCGTAA
- the hslO gene encoding Hsp33 family molecular chaperone HslO: MKNYVIRAVAANKNLRVFFAVTTGLVEEARKIHDTTPVVTAALGRTLTATAMMGMMLKGDRDKLSVQIKGDGPVKQILAVADPNGNVKGYVANPYVELPLRQDGKLDVGGAVGTNGKMVVIKDLGLKEPYVGQSDLVSGEIAQDFTAYFAYSEQQPSAVALGVLVDRDYSVKEAGGLIIQVLPDAEEDVIIKLEERLKNLPPITKIMETAVAEEEMLKIILEGFDFEILDKKEIKLVCDCSVEKLEKALISVGEKDLKEMIEEDGQAELTCHFCNTKYHFDKEHLLRLLEQAK, encoded by the coding sequence ATGAAGAACTATGTTATTCGTGCAGTAGCTGCTAATAAAAATTTAAGAGTTTTTTTTGCTGTTACAACAGGTTTAGTTGAAGAAGCAAGAAAAATACATGATACAACACCTGTTGTAACGGCAGCCTTAGGAAGAACACTTACAGCAACAGCTATGATGGGAATGATGCTTAAGGGAGATCGGGACAAATTATCTGTGCAAATAAAGGGAGATGGACCAGTAAAACAAATTTTAGCAGTAGCAGATCCTAATGGAAATGTAAAGGGATATGTGGCAAATCCATATGTAGAGCTACCCTTAAGACAAGATGGAAAACTAGATGTTGGTGGGGCTGTAGGAACCAATGGAAAGATGGTAGTAATCAAAGATTTAGGTTTGAAAGAGCCTTACGTTGGGCAATCAGATTTAGTATCTGGAGAGATAGCACAAGATTTTACTGCATATTTTGCTTATTCAGAACAACAACCCTCTGCTGTAGCATTAGGTGTTTTAGTAGATAGGGATTATTCTGTAAAGGAAGCAGGAGGATTGATTATTCAAGTTTTACCAGATGCAGAGGAAGATGTTATTATAAAACTTGAAGAAAGATTAAAAAATCTTCCGCCTATTACGAAGATTATGGAAACGGCAGTAGCTGAAGAAGAAATGCTAAAAATAATCTTGGAAGGTTTTGATTTTGAAATATTAGATAAAAAAGAGATAAAATTAGTTTGTGATTGTTCTGTTGAGAAACTAGAAAAGGCACTTATTAGTGTAGGAGAAAAAGACTTAAAAGAAATGATTGAAGAAGATGGACAAGCAGAGCTTACTTGTCATTTTTGCAATACAAAGTATCATTTTGACAAAGAACATTTATTAAGATTATTAGAGCAGGCAAAATAA
- a CDS encoding DUF1847 domain-containing protein — MFTCADCEIIGCRKGEFEKVPANCPIKEEEVYECAREEYEKEEIKKFIDGTIQLEKEGKGRWSRVEETIQFCKMMNYKKIGVAFCLGLKKETKIFVKILRDHGFEVSSVICKNGGIDKKALSISDGEDLRGVSCNPIGQAMLLNKEETEFNITIGLCVGHDALFFKYVEAPTTVLLTKDRVLAHNPIGALNCAHSFYRRKLRNK, encoded by the coding sequence GTGTTTACATGTGCAGACTGTGAGATCATAGGTTGTCGAAAAGGAGAATTTGAAAAAGTACCTGCTAATTGTCCTATAAAAGAAGAGGAAGTTTATGAGTGTGCAAGGGAAGAATATGAGAAAGAAGAAATTAAAAAGTTTATAGATGGAACAATACAACTTGAAAAAGAAGGAAAGGGTAGATGGTCTCGCGTTGAAGAAACCATTCAATTCTGTAAGATGATGAATTATAAAAAAATTGGTGTAGCCTTTTGTTTAGGACTTAAAAAGGAAACAAAAATATTTGTAAAAATTCTTAGAGATCATGGTTTTGAGGTTTCATCAGTGATTTGTAAAAATGGAGGGATTGATAAAAAAGCATTAAGTATAAGTGATGGAGAAGATTTAAGAGGAGTAAGTTGTAATCCAATAGGACAAGCCATGTTGTTGAACAAAGAGGAGACGGAATTTAATATTACTATAGGACTTTGTGTAGGACATGACGCTTTGTTTTTTAAATATGTTGAGGCTCCAACTACTGTGTTACTTACAAAAGATAGGGTTTTAGCCCATAATCCAATTGGCGCTTTGAATTGTGCCCATAGTTTTTATCGTAGAAAGCTAAGAAATAAGTAA
- a CDS encoding 4-hydroxyphenylacetate 3-hydroxylase family protein, producing the protein MALMTKEQYLESLRKLDVKVYMFGELVENFVDHPVIRPSINSVAMTYELAHDPQYEDLMTATSNLTGEKVNRFTHLHQSTDDLRKKVKMLRLLGQKTGSCFQRCVGMDAFNAVYSTTFETDKAHGTKYHENFKKYLEYVQKNDLVIDGAMTDPKGDRSLAPSKQHDPDLFLHVVEQREDGIVVKGAKAHQTGSINSHEHLIMPTIAMREGDEAYAVSFAVPTDAEGIYMIYGRQSCDTRKLEEGADIDVGNKQFGGQEALVVFDNVFIPNDRIFLNGEVEFAGMLVERFAGYHRQSYGGCKVGVGDVLIGAAALAAEFNGAAKASHVKDKLIEMTHLNETLYCCGIACSAEGYPTEAGNYQIDLLLANVCKQNVTRFPYEITRLAEDIAGGLMVTMPSEQDFKHPVIGPVCEKYFKGVNVVPTEHRMRVLRLIENMTLGTAAVGYRTESMHGAGSPQAQRIMIARQGNLPHKKDLARKIARIDEVSVAAREAAATK; encoded by the coding sequence ATGGCATTAATGACAAAAGAACAATATCTTGAAAGTTTAAGAAAATTGGATGTAAAGGTGTATATGTTTGGAGAATTGGTTGAAAACTTTGTAGACCATCCAGTAATTAGACCATCTATCAATTCAGTAGCAATGACTTATGAATTAGCACATGATCCTCAATATGAAGATTTGATGACAGCTACATCTAACTTAACTGGGGAAAAAGTAAATCGTTTTACACATTTACATCAAAGCACAGATGATTTAAGAAAGAAAGTAAAAATGCTAAGACTTCTTGGACAAAAAACTGGATCATGCTTCCAAAGATGTGTTGGTATGGATGCCTTCAATGCAGTATATAGCACAACTTTTGAAACAGATAAAGCACATGGAACAAAGTACCATGAAAACTTCAAAAAGTATTTAGAGTATGTACAGAAGAATGACTTAGTAATAGATGGAGCGATGACTGACCCTAAAGGAGATAGAAGTTTAGCACCAAGTAAGCAACATGATCCTGATCTTTTCTTACACGTAGTAGAGCAAAGAGAAGATGGTATTGTTGTAAAAGGAGCAAAAGCCCATCAAACAGGTTCTATTAACTCACATGAACATTTAATTATGCCAACAATTGCTATGAGAGAAGGAGACGAAGCTTACGCAGTATCTTTCGCAGTACCAACAGATGCAGAAGGAATTTATATGATCTATGGAAGACAAAGTTGCGATACAAGAAAGTTAGAAGAAGGTGCAGATATTGATGTAGGAAACAAACAATTTGGTGGACAAGAAGCATTAGTAGTATTTGATAATGTATTCATTCCAAATGATAGAATTTTCCTAAATGGAGAAGTAGAATTTGCAGGAATGCTAGTAGAAAGATTTGCAGGATACCATCGTCAAAGTTATGGTGGATGTAAAGTAGGTGTTGGGGATGTACTTATAGGAGCAGCAGCACTTGCAGCAGAATTCAATGGAGCAGCAAAAGCTTCTCACGTTAAAGATAAATTAATCGAAATGACTCACTTAAATGAAACATTATACTGCTGTGGTATTGCCTGTTCAGCAGAAGGATATCCAACAGAGGCTGGAAACTATCAAATCGATTTATTACTTGCAAATGTATGTAAGCAAAATGTAACAAGATTCCCATATGAAATCACAAGACTTGCAGAAGATATTGCTGGAGGACTTATGGTAACAATGCCATCAGAACAAGATTTCAAACATCCAGTAATTGGACCTGTTTGCGAGAAATACTTCAAAGGCGTAAATGTAGTTCCAACAGAGCATAGAATGAGAGTACTAAGACTGATTGAAAATATGACATTAGGAACAGCAGCAGTAGGATATAGAACAGAATCAATGCATGGAGCAGGTTCTCCGCAAGCACAAAGAATTATGATTGCAAGACAAGGAAATCTACCTCATAAGAAAGATTTAGCAAGAAAAATTGCTAGAATTGATGAAGTTTCTGTAGCAGCAAGAGAAGCGGCGGCTACAAAATAG